The region ATATAAACAATACAAACATTATAAACAGTACAAACGATTTAAACATTATAAACTTGGGTGAGCAAAAAAAAAGTGATGATAAAAACTTTAAATCATTCGAAGAAAATGATGAAAAGAAAAAAAAGTTGCGCGAAAAAAAAGAAATAAGTGAAGTTCAAATTCCAACAAGGTCATCCCGATCAAATCATCCCGATCAAATCAACCAAAACCTGTCACATCGAGCCAGTCATCCCGAGCCTGTCAAATCGAGCCTGTCACATCGAGCGGAGTCGAAATGCGAGATGCCAGGAGCCAAAGACAAAATCCCTCCCAATCCCGATGAGCTAATGGCCTTTTTCCTGGAGAAAAACTTTCCGGAAACCGAAGCCCAAAGATTCTTCAACCATTTCCAAAGCAACGGCTGGCTCGTAGGTGGGAAATCCAAAATGAAAGACTGGAAAGCAGCAGCGCGCAATTGGATGCTCAATGCAACAAAATTCGCTAACAATGCCAAACCGGCAATCAATAACCAACCCAAACCGGCTCATCTTCATATCCTAACCCAGAAAAATTATGACGAACCATTGTAAATCAGTTGTCGAGACCTACCAAATCATTAACAACGTCAAAAACTACAGCTTCAGCAAATGCCTCAGCTATCTCGAATACCAGGGCAAAATCAGCTACGGCCAATCTTTCGAAATCAGCGAAATCGACCACGAAACAATTTACAAATTGCTGATTTATGCCATCAAAGACAAAAAAGAGGCTTATAGACTCAATTTAGACCTCTGCAAAGGTATATTGCTGTCCGGCACAATTGGATGCGGGAAAACGTCGATAATGAGCTTATTAAGGCCGTTTATTAATCCTTCGCTCGACTATAAAATGAAGAGTTGTCGTGAAATTGCTTTCGACTTCGCCAAAAACGGTTTTGAAACCATGACCAATTACAACCAAATCCAACACAAAAGCACTCGTTTAGCCGGCTATTGTTTCGATGATCTTGGCGCCGAACAGCAAATAAAACATTACGGCAACGACTGCAATGTGATGGCCGAGATCCTGATCAGCCGCTACGAACATTTTGTGATGAATAATTCCGTCACCCACCTGACCACCAACCTTTCGGCCACAGAAATCGAAAACTTTTACGGCAACCGCGTCCGTTCCCGGATGCGGGCCATGTTCAACCTCATCGCTTTTGATAAGGAAACAAAGGATAAAAGGTAAGTCAAAAATGCGGTTGCGACCTTGGTAAAATTGGGCTGTTTTTAAAAATGATGTCTTTTTAAAATAAGAAATTCTGTTAATTCAATAAAGTGTTGAAAAATAAAATAACGTTCGTGCTATTTTAAAAACATATAATTTTTTAAAATAAGGGGGAGAATATTTTTGGTATATATTTTTCTTAAATTTTTCAGATAGGTTATTATTTCGAAAAGTTATAGATTTACGTTTTCACAATGGCACTGCATAAATGTAAATGAAGTAATTTCACAGAGGGACACGGATGCTCCTCTGTGAAATAGCGAAAATCATTTTGAGAGGGACATCAATGTCCCTCTCAAAAAACGGGCTGAATTTCTGGTAGGGAAATCAGTGTCCCCACTAGAAAAAAGAAGAAATAGATAGCAACTGACCGACATCCATGTCGGTCAGTTGAAAAAAATAAAAAATAAAGCTTGCAGAAATGAAAGATTTAACCAATTCACACATTGACCGTGAAAATGTAATTAATAACAATACGGCTGTTAAAGAAATATACAACCAATTGGGATTTAAGGGCATTATGTTCGAAAAAAAATACCGTTACACCTTGAATCAAGTATCTAGATTTTATGAAGTAGATACAAGAACAATTGAACGGATTTTACAAGAAAATAGCGCTGAGCTGCAAAATTCAGGGTATGAAATTTTCAAAGGTATCAAACTTAAAATGTTTAAAGATTTGATAAATCAACTGACCGACACCAATGTCGGTCAGTTGATGCAAGATGATGATAATGAGTTGGTAGGAAAAAGAGCGACTAGCTTATCTGTCTTTACTTTTAAAGCATTATTAAATATTGGTATGTTACTTCAAACATCGGATAAGGCAAAAGAAGTAAGAAGTTTTATGCTTAACGTAGTAATAGATGTTTTGAATAAAAACAGTGGAGGTTCTACCAAATTTATTAATCAAAGAGAGCCAGAGTTTTTGAGGTCTGCAATAAGCACAATCAATTATAGACAAGAATTTACCAATGCAGTTGATTTTTATATAGTTCCTAATAAATTCAAATACGGGCAATTAACAGATAAAATCTACAAAAATATTTTTAACGAAGATTCAAAAGAATACCGCAAAGTACTGGATTTAAAGCTATCAGAAAACGTAAGAAATACAATGTATTCGGAAGTATTAGATCTGATTTCTAGTTATGAAAGTGGTTTTTCTGAATTTTTGAAGGAAGAATTTGAGAAAAAAGGAGAGAAATTTTCTTTAACCGAGGCACATGGGGTGTTTTCTGAATTTGAGAAACGAACCAATAAGATTTATGAACCATTGAGAGATAAAGCAAGGGGGCTTATGGCAAGTAGAGATATGGTTTTTAGGGATGCATTACATGAAAAATTAAAAGATTATATAGGTACCGTAAGTGCTGAAGATTTTAATAAATTTTTAGGAGAAAAAAGCCAGGCACTGGAAGAAAGATTGAAAGATAATATGGATGTGTTCAAAAGATTAAAAGATCGCTAATTATGAAGTACTTTTATTTTGACACAGCACATGCCATTAAAGAACAAGATTTTATTATTGAAAATAGTGGCGGCAGAAAAGGAATTATCAACATTGGTTTAGTTGATAGTGTTTTAGAACATATTCAAAATGATTCGTATTATCCGGAGTTTGAAAACAAAGTTTGTCATTTATTCTATTCGATAAATAAAAACCATGCATTTGAAGATGGAAACAAAAGAAGTTCAATTGTTCTGACTTCTTATTTTCTTGAAGTGAATGGATTTGATTTCAAAGTAAGTCACTTCATTCGAGAAATGGAAAACATTGCGGTTCAGGTGGCTGACAATAAGATAGATAAAGATTTATTGCAGGAAATCATTACATCAATTCTATACGAAAGCGACTATGATGAAGAGCTTCAATTAAAAATAGTTAATGCTATATCAGTAAGAGAAGAGAATAACCAAGAAGAAACCGAATTCTAAAAAAATGCAAAGATATTGAAATATAGGAGGGAATTCAGGAATATGAAATAGGTACTGATTC is a window of Flavobacterium acetivorans DNA encoding:
- a CDS encoding ATPase; the protein is MTNHCKSVVETYQIINNVKNYSFSKCLSYLEYQGKISYGQSFEISEIDHETIYKLLIYAIKDKKEAYRLNLDLCKGILLSGTIGCGKTSIMSLLRPFINPSLDYKMKSCREIAFDFAKNGFETMTNYNQIQHKSTRLAGYCFDDLGAEQQIKHYGNDCNVMAEILISRYEHFVMNNSVTHLTTNLSATEIENFYGNRVRSRMRAMFNLIAFDKETKDKR
- a CDS encoding transcriptional regulator; the protein is MNYIKHLTAYFEKVSTDFELNPSHVSLYMALFQLWNVNRFQNPISISRDEVMRISKICSKATYHKCMKDIHNKGYIKYEPSYNPFRGSIVHLFNFSDDLKPVPKKERRVLKNRQAAKQVIEQALNKLQTSDQTSDETSAEQVLNKQQTSTGTGTEQALVSYINNTNIINSTNDLNIINLGEQKKSDDKNFKSFEENDEKKKKLREKKEISEVQIPTRSSRSNHPDQINQNLSHRASHPEPVKSSLSHRAESKCEMPGAKDKIPPNPDELMAFFLEKNFPETEAQRFFNHFQSNGWLVGGKSKMKDWKAAARNWMLNATKFANNAKPAINNQPKPAHLHILTQKNYDEPL
- a CDS encoding DNA-binding protein, whose amino-acid sequence is MKDLTNSHIDRENVINNNTAVKEIYNQLGFKGIMFEKKYRYTLNQVSRFYEVDTRTIERILQENSAELQNSGYEIFKGIKLKMFKDLINQLTDTNVGQLMQDDDNELVGKRATSLSVFTFKALLNIGMLLQTSDKAKEVRSFMLNVVIDVLNKNSGGSTKFINQREPEFLRSAISTINYRQEFTNAVDFYIVPNKFKYGQLTDKIYKNIFNEDSKEYRKVLDLKLSENVRNTMYSEVLDLISSYESGFSEFLKEEFEKKGEKFSLTEAHGVFSEFEKRTNKIYEPLRDKARGLMASRDMVFRDALHEKLKDYIGTVSAEDFNKFLGEKSQALEERLKDNMDVFKRLKDR
- a CDS encoding type II toxin-antitoxin system death-on-curing family toxin, which codes for MKYFYFDTAHAIKEQDFIIENSGGRKGIINIGLVDSVLEHIQNDSYYPEFENKVCHLFYSINKNHAFEDGNKRSSIVLTSYFLEVNGFDFKVSHFIREMENIAVQVADNKIDKDLLQEIITSILYESDYDEELQLKIVNAISVREENNQEETEF